One genomic segment of Pseudomonadota bacterium includes these proteins:
- a CDS encoding TlpA disulfide reductase family protein: MKRFVWRCWPARRNTARGIEWKALQRLWRGTPLSRLALCLCLVLTAGASAHAATAQTPSLQVTTLEGKSFDLAEHRGKWVVVNWWATWCVPCIKELPEISTFVAAHKDKVVAIGLAFEDSDKADIVEFLKKRPIAFPVAQVDPLGPARSFGPPLGLPNTYVIAPDGRVAKEFLGPITAKDLDAVIAATP, from the coding sequence GTGAAACGGTTCGTCTGGCGGTGCTGGCCGGCGAGAAGAAATACGGCGCGGGGCATTGAATGGAAAGCACTGCAGCGTCTGTGGCGAGGCACGCCGTTGAGTAGATTGGCGCTTTGTTTATGCCTGGTGCTGACGGCTGGCGCTTCAGCTCATGCCGCCACTGCGCAGACGCCGTCTTTGCAGGTGACGACGCTCGAAGGGAAATCGTTCGACCTCGCCGAGCATCGCGGCAAGTGGGTCGTCGTGAACTGGTGGGCGACGTGGTGCGTGCCGTGCATCAAGGAATTGCCGGAGATCTCCACCTTTGTCGCGGCACACAAGGACAAGGTCGTCGCCATTGGCCTTGCGTTCGAGGACAGCGACAAGGCGGACATCGTGGAATTCTTGAAGAAGCGCCCGATTGCGTTTCCGGTCGCGCAGGTTGATCCGCTTGGTCCGGCCAGGAGTTTCGGTCCACCGCTGGGTTTGCCTAACACGTACGTGATTGCGCCGGACGGCCGTGTTGCAAAGGAGTTCCTGGGACCTATCACGGCCAAGGATCTGGACGCGGTCATCGCCGCAACGCCGTGA